The Dethiosulfovibrio peptidovorans DSM 11002 nucleotide sequence GACGTCGAGGCCGGGGCTGAGGCCATAATGAACCTCCTATCTGTCTGTCACCCTATTACGGATATCTTCGGTCAGCCCGGCACCAACGTCGGAGGGATGATGGAGAGGGTCCGTACCACTATGGCGAAGTTGACCGGGCTGTCGATAGCAGAGATCCACATACAGGATCTCCTGGCCGTCGATACCATGGTCCCTCAAAAGGTCGTAGGAGGTCTGGCCGGAGAATTTTCCCAGGAGAACGGGGTGGCTCTGGCTGTCATGGTTAAGACCGCCAAGCTTCCGATGCAGGCGGTCGCGGAGGCTGTATCGGAGGACATAGGGATAAAGGTCGAGATAGGCGGGGTAGAGGCCGACATGGCCATCAGAGGCGCCTTGACGACCCCCGGAACCGATCGCCCTATCGCCATCCTCGATCTCGGAGCCGGCAGTTCCGACGCCTCTTTCATGAAGTACGACGGATCGGTCGAGCTGATTCATCTGGCAGGCGCGGGAAACATGGTCAACACCGTCATATGCAGTGAGTTGGGGATCGAAGATCCCGAGCTGGCCGAGTCGATAAAGAGATATCCGCTGTGCAAGGTGGAAAGCGCCTATCACGTCAGGCAGGAGGACGGCACGGTCCGCTTTTTCGATAGACCTCTTGCTCCGGACCTTTTCGGGAGAGTCGCTCTGGCTATATCGGACGATATCCTACAGCCCATTCCCCTAAGAGTCTCCATGGAAAAGGTTCGGATGGTCAGGAGAAAGGCCAAGAAAGAGGTCTTCGTGACCAATGCCTTGAGGGCGTTGGAGCATGTGGCTCCCGCCGGGAACGTAAGGATGATAGATCACGTGGTCCTGGTGGGTGGGTCGGCCAAGGATTTCGAGATCCCCACCATGGTAACCGATGCCCTGGCCAGATATGGGGTGGTCTCAGGCAGAGGTAACGTTCGAGGTTCGGAAGGTCCGAGAAACGCCGTCGCCACCGGACTGGTCCTCTCATACAGAGGTACGTCATGACGTCCTGTTTGAGGATAGATGAGGACGACAGGCCCGCGATCCACCTTTACGTGTCTCCCGAGACGGAGGAATCCGCCGTTTCTCTGGTGGCGGCCGGAGCGGAAGAGGAGGGAATACCCCTCCGTTGGATCTTCGGAAAGGGATCGGCCTCGGATCTGGCCAAAGAGGGCAGTCTGTCTTCTCCTCTTCAGGTTGGGGCGGGGCTGGATTCTCAGGGAGTAGCGGTGACCTTCGCAACCTACAGAGAGCGAAGAGCTTATCTGGAGGAGAGTTTCGAGGAGTTCGATAGGTCGCTGCTCCTCCGATGGCTGGGACAGGCCGCGGCCAGATTCGTGAAAAAAGAGCCTCTGCCGGAGTGGAGATGCAGGTCGAACCGGGAATCGAACCGATCCGGCGAG carries:
- a CDS encoding glycerol dehydratase reactivase beta/small subunit family protein gives rise to the protein MTSCLRIDEDDRPAIHLYVSPETEESAVSLVAAGAEEEGIPLRWIFGKGSASDLAKEGSLSSPLQVGAGLDSQGVAVTFATYRERRAYLEESFEEFDRSLLLRWLGQAAARFVKKEPLPEWRCRSNRESNRSGEDGIEAIVAQVLKSLKRTEAMHR
- a CDS encoding diol dehydratase reactivase subunit alpha; this translates as MAIVAGIDIGNSTTEVALAEVSSGDGKTFLASALHPTTGLKGTVQNLRGIRLALGKAIEAAGWDRGDFGKVDLIRLNEAAPVIGDVAMETVTETVITESTMIGHNPSTPGGLGIGVGVTVAYDDLRNQARDESVVVVIPGSIDFEAAAGAVNEAIDRGVNVKALICQNDDGVLISNRLSRPLPIVDEVSAIDKIPLGMDSCVEVAGPGRVIEVLANPYDVATIFGLSPEETKQIVPVTRALVGNRSAVVIRTPMGEVKERSIPAGEISIDSPNGRKNVDVEAGAEAIMNLLSVCHPITDIFGQPGTNVGGMMERVRTTMAKLTGLSIAEIHIQDLLAVDTMVPQKVVGGLAGEFSQENGVALAVMVKTAKLPMQAVAEAVSEDIGIKVEIGGVEADMAIRGALTTPGTDRPIAILDLGAGSSDASFMKYDGSVELIHLAGAGNMVNTVICSELGIEDPELAESIKRYPLCKVESAYHVRQEDGTVRFFDRPLAPDLFGRVALAISDDILQPIPLRVSMEKVRMVRRKAKKEVFVTNALRALEHVAPAGNVRMIDHVVLVGGSAKDFEIPTMVTDALARYGVVSGRGNVRGSEGPRNAVATGLVLSYRGTS